From the genome of Amycolatopsis granulosa:
CGTGGACATGTGCGTCGACAAGGAGATGCACGACACGATGACCGGCATCACGATCCCCGCCGGCTGCCAGGAGCTCGACGGCGCGCACGCGCTCGGCTTCGTCCGCATGCGGCACAGCGACGCGACCCCGCGCTCCGACCTGGACCGGGTGGAGAACCAGCGCAAGTTCATCGGCGCGCTGGTCAGCCAGATCGCCAGCCCCGGGACCTTGCTCAACCCGTTCGACTTCTTCCCGCTGCTGGGGGCGGCGCCGGACGCGCTGACCATGGATTCCGGGGACCACCTGCACAACCTGGTGGGCCTGGCGTGGGCGATGCGCGGCATCTCCTCCGACGGGGTGCTGTCCACGACCGTGCCGGTCACCACGGCCTCCGCCGAGCACTGGGACAAGAGCAAGTCCCGGCAGCTGTTCGACGCCCTCCGCAACGACACCGCGGTGCCCGACAGCGCGATCATGAACTAGTACTCCAGCGGTGGTCGTGATCACGCTTGCGAGGTCTTCGGCGACGGCCGAAGCCATGGCCCCGCGGTCCTCCACGGGGGCAGTTCGCAACGGGTGACACCTCGTGTGGCCTTGGCGGGTTGGGTTTCCCGGGTACTGAGGTGGGCTGTGCGGATGTCGCCGGGCCTGCTGTCGGTCAGGGCCGGGGCGGTCCGTGAAAGGGCAGCGTCTGGCTGTAGACGACGCTGGTGGTCGTGCTGCCGAAGCCGGCCAGCTCGTCCATGAGCGTCTCCAGATGCTCCATGGAGGTCGCGGCCACCTTGAGGGTGTAGCAGTCGTCGCCGGTGGTGCGCAGGCACTCCAGGATCTCGCGTCGCTCGGCGAGCAGTCGGCGCAGCGGCTGGTGGTGGTTGCCCGGGTACTTCAACCGGACGACGGCGAGTATGGGGTAGCCGACCTTGGCCA
Proteins encoded in this window:
- a CDS encoding Lrp/AsnC family transcriptional regulator; translated protein: MTVNLDDVDWAILDELQREARISLSELGRRVSLSPSATTERVRQLEAMGVITGYHAVVDLAKVGYPILAVVRLKYPGNHHQPLRRLLAERREILECLRTTGDDCYTLKVAATSMEHLETLMDELAGFGSTTTSVVYSQTLPFHGPPRP